A genomic window from Candidatus Denitrolinea symbiosum includes:
- a CDS encoding glutamyl-tRNA amidotransferase, producing MDLKTQLNDSLKDAMKAGDATRKDTLRMALAAVKQAEVDKRVALDNPAILALLQKEIKNRREAIEEAKKAGRADLVSANEAEIAILEAFLPKAMSADELRALVQAAIAEAGAASVSDMGKVMKLVMPKIAGRASGDAVSAMVKELLQ from the coding sequence ATGGATCTAAAAACCCAACTTAACGACTCGCTCAAAGACGCTATGAAGGCGGGCGACGCGACGCGCAAAGACACCCTCCGCATGGCGCTGGCCGCCGTCAAACAGGCGGAAGTGGACAAACGCGTCGCGCTCGACAACCCGGCCATCCTGGCGCTTCTACAAAAGGAGATCAAAAACCGCCGCGAGGCGATTGAAGAGGCGAAAAAAGCCGGACGCGCCGACCTCGTCTCCGCCAACGAAGCCGAGATCGCCATCCTCGAAGCCTTCCTCCCCAAAGCCATGAGCGCCGACGAACTGCGCGCCCTCGTCCAGGCCGCGATCGCCGAGGCGGGAGCGGCCTCCGTCAGCGACATGGGCAAGGTGATGAAACTCGTCATGCCGAAGATCGCCGGACGCGCCTCCGGCGACGCCGTCTCCGCGATGGTGAAGGAACTGCTCCAATAG
- a CDS encoding DNA repair protein RecN, producing the protein MLAELRIQNFAIIDRLDLKLGAGLTILTGETGAGKSIILDAVTMLIGGRADASVIRAEADAAFVEGTYALAGSAKEAVNEILKREELDDDPNHVTLTREVRREGRSIARLNGRTVSLSLLREVGAHLVDIHGQSEHLSLLDPRAHLGLLDRFADVTPLLAEYRKTYRALLDLRRELTDLRAAQADAARRVEMLTFQAEEIEAAKLKKGEDEELRRERDRLANAESLAQHAQEALAVLDESTPEASAASDLMGQAVQALSALAKTDPSKKELAERMDILSENLADLSRELRNYLEEIEFNPKRLDEVEERLNLVFQLTRKYGGSIEAVNKFGAEARAQLETISTAGERVEELSAAEAKLLEKLSAQALKLSEKRRQAAETMSRGIEMELDDLKMAAARFGVDFQTRPDPNGIPLADGTRAAFDQNGFDRVEFLVAPNPGEGLKPLAKIASGGETSRLMLGLKNVLARADEIPSLIFDEIDQGIGGRVGLVVGYKLWRLARNHQVFCVTHLPQLAAFGDQHYQVQKLVEKNRTLTRVEKVDGDARLLELSQMLGEVGEGTLRSAHEILQTARQMTKESKK; encoded by the coding sequence ATGCTCGCCGAACTCCGCATCCAGAACTTCGCCATCATTGACCGCCTCGATCTCAAACTCGGCGCCGGACTCACCATCCTGACCGGCGAGACGGGCGCGGGCAAATCCATCATCCTCGACGCCGTCACCATGCTCATCGGCGGACGCGCCGACGCGTCCGTCATCCGCGCCGAGGCGGACGCGGCCTTCGTCGAGGGGACCTACGCCCTCGCCGGGTCCGCGAAAGAAGCGGTGAACGAAATCCTGAAACGCGAGGAACTGGACGACGATCCCAACCACGTGACGTTGACGCGCGAAGTCCGCCGCGAGGGACGCTCCATCGCCCGCCTCAACGGCCGGACCGTCAGCCTGTCCCTGCTTCGGGAAGTGGGCGCGCATCTCGTGGACATCCACGGGCAGAGCGAGCATCTCTCCCTGCTCGACCCGCGCGCCCATCTCGGCCTGCTCGACCGCTTCGCGGACGTGACCCCGCTCCTCGCTGAGTATCGCAAGACCTACCGCGCGCTGCTCGACCTGCGCCGCGAACTGACCGACCTGCGCGCCGCCCAGGCCGACGCGGCGCGCCGCGTCGAAATGCTCACCTTCCAGGCCGAAGAGATCGAAGCCGCAAAATTGAAAAAGGGCGAAGACGAGGAACTGCGCCGCGAGCGCGACCGCCTCGCCAACGCCGAATCCCTCGCGCAGCACGCGCAGGAAGCGCTCGCCGTCCTCGACGAATCCACGCCCGAGGCCTCCGCCGCGTCCGACCTGATGGGGCAGGCCGTGCAGGCGTTGTCCGCGCTCGCGAAGACCGACCCGTCGAAAAAAGAACTCGCCGAGCGGATGGACATCCTGTCCGAAAATCTCGCAGACCTGTCGCGCGAACTGCGCAACTATCTCGAAGAAATCGAGTTCAATCCCAAGCGGTTGGACGAAGTCGAAGAACGCCTCAACCTCGTCTTCCAGTTGACGCGCAAATACGGCGGGAGCATCGAGGCTGTCAATAAATTCGGCGCGGAGGCGCGGGCGCAGCTCGAAACCATCTCCACCGCCGGAGAGCGCGTCGAAGAATTATCCGCCGCCGAAGCGAAACTGCTCGAAAAACTTTCCGCGCAGGCGCTGAAACTGTCCGAAAAACGCAGGCAGGCCGCGGAGACGATGAGCCGCGGCATCGAGATGGAACTCGACGACCTGAAGATGGCCGCCGCCCGCTTCGGCGTGGACTTCCAGACGCGTCCCGACCCGAACGGGATTCCCCTCGCGGACGGGACGCGCGCCGCGTTCGATCAAAACGGGTTCGACCGCGTCGAGTTCCTCGTCGCGCCGAATCCTGGCGAGGGACTCAAACCGCTGGCGAAGATCGCCTCGGGCGGCGAGACCTCGCGCCTCATGCTGGGACTCAAAAACGTCCTCGCCCGCGCCGACGAGATTCCGAGTCTCATTTTCGATGAAATTGATCAGGGCATCGGCGGACGCGTCGGCCTGGTGGTGGGATACAAACTCTGGCGGCTGGCGCGCAACCATCAGGTCTTCTGCGTGACGCACCTGCCGCAACTGGCCGCCTTTGGAGACCAGCATTATCAGGTGCAGAAACTCGTCGAAAAGAACCGCACGCTCACCCGCGTGGAAAAAGTGGACGGCGACGCGCGCCTGCTCGAACTCTCGCAGATGCTCGGCGAGGTCGGCGAGGGGACGCTCCGTTCCGCGCACGAAATTTTGCAGACGGCGAGGCAGATGACTAAAGAAAGCAAGAAGTAA
- a CDS encoding integral membrane undecaprenol kinase, producing MKQFLLSRLRSFRYAFRGWWYVMKTQRNAWIHAAAATAVFVVGLWLRLSARDWAALILSITLVFTAEFINTAIEAVVDLATKERHPLAKIGKDVGAAAVLIAALAAALVGLLILGPPLWSRLTQLLAAH from the coding sequence ATGAAACAATTTCTGCTCTCCCGCCTTCGCTCCTTCCGTTACGCGTTCCGCGGCTGGTGGTATGTGATGAAAACCCAGCGCAACGCGTGGATCCACGCGGCGGCAGCGACGGCGGTTTTCGTTGTTGGTCTCTGGCTGAGACTTTCCGCGCGCGATTGGGCGGCGCTCATCCTGAGCATCACCCTGGTCTTCACGGCGGAATTCATCAACACGGCCATCGAAGCGGTGGTGGACCTGGCGACGAAGGAACGTCATCCGCTCGCGAAGATCGGCAAGGACGTGGGCGCGGCCGCCGTCCTCATTGCCGCGTTGGCCGCCGCGCTGGTGGGACTGCTGATCCTCGGCCCTCCATTATGGTCGCGGCTCACTCAACTGCTCGCCGCTCACTGA
- a CDS encoding rRNA maturation RNase YbeY has protein sequence MIFIEASLEPPFDLDLLEQAARAALTHQSADGDLTLVLADDEQLRRLNRDFLGVDAPTDVLSFPASETDPETGAAYLGDVLLSIPRADAQARAAGHSLADEARLLVVHGVLHLLGHDHAEAEEKSKMWRAQAEIMDGLGLGHVTIREE, from the coding sequence ATGATCTTCATCGAAGCCTCCCTCGAACCTCCCTTCGACCTCGACCTGCTCGAACAGGCCGCCCGCGCCGCGTTGACTCATCAAAGCGCGGACGGCGACCTGACCCTCGTCCTCGCCGACGACGAACAGCTCCGCCGCCTCAACCGCGACTTCCTCGGCGTGGACGCGCCCACCGACGTGCTCTCCTTCCCCGCCTCCGAAACCGACCCCGAAACGGGCGCGGCCTACCTCGGCGACGTCCTCCTCTCCATCCCCCGCGCCGACGCGCAGGCCCGCGCCGCCGGTCACTCCCTCGCGGACGAGGCGCGGCTGTTGGTTGTGCATGGCGTCCTGCACCTGCTCGGTCACGACCACGCCGAAGCGGAGGAGAAGTCGAAGATGTGGCGGGCGCAGGCGGAGATCATGGACGGACTGGGGCTGGGGCATGTGACTATTCGCGAAGAATAG
- a CDS encoding phosphohydrolase, HD superfamily: MTGEPSSSKRLSAFRIVLLIAVGIATFGALTLPEALRPSALALQAGDVAPRDFTAPRDITFESAVFTAQRKQAAADAVLPVYTPPDPAISRQQITRLRATLDSILIIRVDAALTAEQKRAKLASISELQLSPEDIPTILSLSGDRWETLRAEALSVLERTMRGVIRESDVDTARRAVPSLVSFSFSESEVGLISDLVRPFAAANSYYSPELTEAARQAARDAVQPVQRAFKTGQVILRAGEVVTDAHLEALASLGLVRMGVQPLQLLGKGALIVMTAIFTGLYFYRRKRLGLLYNARSLLMVAAVYLVFLIGARFAIPNNVLLPYLYPLPAVGMLLATLFGIEAGIVISIITGILAAYGFNSDLLPYYLFTSLCGVLVLGPARRFWDYLWAGVAVTGAGAAMLVAFRFNAGGLDWLGVAQLLLAAAGCGFLSAAFALLGQYFLAQTLGLVTPLHLLEISRPDFPLLQLLLRNAPGTYQHSLQVANLAEQAAEAIGADPLLTRVGAIFHDMGKAKNAAFFIENQAPGQENTHQDMDPAEAAATIIRHVTDGVALARKYRLPRRLEDFVLEHHGSMLTRYQYNQALERAGGDASAVDAEQFRYPGPSPRSRETAILMLADGAEARTRAQSPRTEEEIRALIRGVVDYVQKEGQLDNTTLTLRDINLIIESFVATLRGAYHPRIQYPAAEPAPAASESLATTPRK; this comes from the coding sequence ATGACTGGCGAACCGAGTTCCAGCAAGCGTCTTTCCGCCTTTCGCATCGTTCTCCTGATCGCGGTCGGCATCGCCACCTTTGGCGCGCTCACCCTGCCCGAAGCCCTGCGCCCGTCCGCGCTCGCGTTGCAGGCGGGCGACGTCGCGCCGCGGGACTTCACCGCGCCGCGCGACATCACCTTCGAGAGCGCGGTCTTCACCGCCCAGCGTAAACAGGCCGCCGCCGACGCCGTCCTGCCGGTCTACACCCCGCCCGACCCGGCCATCTCGCGCCAGCAGATCACGCGCCTGCGCGCCACGCTGGATTCCATCTTAATTATCCGCGTCGACGCGGCTCTCACCGCCGAGCAGAAGCGCGCCAAACTCGCCTCCATCTCCGAACTGCAACTTTCCCCTGAAGACATCCCAACCATCCTCTCTCTCAGCGGCGACCGCTGGGAGACCCTCCGCGCGGAAGCCCTTTCAGTTTTGGAACGGACCATGCGCGGCGTCATCCGCGAATCGGACGTTGATACGGCGCGCCGCGCCGTGCCGTCCCTCGTCAGCTTTTCATTCAGCGAGTCGGAGGTCGGCCTCATCAGCGACCTCGTCCGCCCGTTCGCGGCCGCGAACAGTTATTACAGTCCCGAACTGACCGAGGCCGCGCGCCAGGCCGCGCGCGACGCCGTCCAGCCGGTACAGCGCGCCTTCAAGACCGGCCAGGTCATCCTGCGCGCGGGAGAGGTGGTCACCGACGCGCATCTCGAGGCCCTGGCCTCCCTCGGACTGGTGCGGATGGGCGTCCAGCCGCTGCAATTACTGGGCAAGGGCGCGCTAATCGTAATGACCGCGATCTTCACCGGCCTGTACTTTTACCGCCGCAAGCGTCTTGGCCTGCTCTATAACGCGCGCAGCCTGTTGATGGTGGCGGCGGTCTACCTTGTGTTCCTGATCGGCGCGCGCTTCGCCATTCCCAACAACGTCCTGCTTCCCTATCTGTATCCCCTGCCGGCGGTGGGCATGTTGCTCGCCACCTTGTTCGGCATCGAAGCCGGGATCGTCATCTCCATCATCACCGGGATTCTGGCCGCATACGGATTCAATTCCGACCTTCTGCCTTATTACCTGTTCACCTCGTTGTGCGGCGTTCTCGTCCTTGGGCCGGCGCGCCGCTTCTGGGACTACCTTTGGGCCGGGGTCGCCGTGACCGGGGCCGGCGCGGCCATGCTGGTCGCGTTCCGCTTTAATGCTGGCGGTCTCGATTGGCTGGGCGTCGCGCAACTCCTGCTGGCCGCGGCCGGTTGCGGCTTCCTCTCGGCGGCCTTTGCCCTGCTGGGACAATACTTCCTCGCCCAAACGCTCGGCCTCGTCACGCCTCTGCACCTGCTCGAGATCTCGCGTCCCGATTTCCCGCTCCTGCAGCTTCTGCTCCGCAACGCGCCCGGCACCTACCAGCACAGCCTGCAGGTTGCCAACCTCGCCGAACAGGCCGCCGAAGCCATCGGCGCCGACCCGTTGCTGACGCGCGTCGGCGCGATCTTCCACGACATGGGCAAAGCGAAGAACGCGGCTTTCTTCATCGAAAACCAGGCGCCGGGACAGGAGAACACGCATCAAGACATGGACCCCGCGGAGGCCGCGGCCACCATCATCCGCCACGTCACCGACGGCGTCGCGCTGGCGCGCAAATACCGCCTGCCGCGCCGCCTCGAAGACTTTGTGCTGGAGCATCACGGCTCCATGTTGACGCGCTACCAATACAACCAGGCTCTCGAGCGGGCGGGCGGCGACGCGTCCGCAGTGGACGCCGAACAATTCCGCTACCCGGGCCCGTCCCCGCGCTCGCGCGAGACCGCCATCCTCATGCTCGCCGACGGCGCCGAAGCGCGCACGCGCGCCCAGAGTCCCCGCACGGAAGAGGAAATACGCGCCCTCATCCGCGGCGTGGTAGATTACGTCCAAAAGGAAGGCCAGTTGGACAACACCACGCTGACCCTGCGCGACATCAACCTCATCATCGAATCCTTCGTCGCCACCCTGCGCGGCGCCTACCACCCGCGCATCCAATACCCCGCGGCCGAACCCGCTCCCGCCGCCAGCGAATCGCTCGCGACGACCCCGCGAAAATGA